The following are from one region of the Alicyclobacillus fastidiosus genome:
- a CDS encoding class II aldolase/adducin family protein — MSDEMASCKLSLVKAIRMMERIDLLDMNGHISCRVAGGDGRFLINARAASRASLTTSDVVLCNADGTPVPGAPEPPSEVYIHTEIYRLRPDVQAIVHNHPHWQTVLGIADLPLKPVFSIGSFSQFIPYFERSSLVNERAMGEELARALADNRAVQIRHHGSVLVGNSVEEVFATAVFMEENAKKQYQAYLVNRNHRVLEGENLKRTQETNWSSKIVRKVWRYHEEKSLISGHLNGLQADER, encoded by the coding sequence ATGTCCGACGAGATGGCCAGTTGCAAGTTGAGCCTCGTCAAGGCGATACGAATGATGGAGCGGATCGATCTACTGGACATGAATGGGCATATCAGCTGTCGGGTCGCAGGCGGCGACGGCAGGTTTCTGATCAACGCGCGCGCAGCGAGCAGGGCATCGTTGACTACTTCCGACGTCGTACTGTGCAACGCCGATGGTACGCCGGTACCCGGAGCACCGGAACCGCCGAGCGAGGTGTACATTCATACGGAAATTTACCGACTTCGCCCTGATGTTCAGGCAATTGTCCACAACCACCCACATTGGCAAACCGTGCTCGGGATTGCCGATTTACCCCTCAAACCAGTGTTCTCCATTGGGTCATTCTCTCAATTCATCCCGTACTTTGAGCGTTCCAGCCTCGTAAACGAGCGGGCGATGGGTGAGGAGTTGGCGCGAGCGCTCGCCGACAATCGGGCGGTTCAAATACGTCACCACGGAAGCGTGCTCGTCGGGAACAGCGTTGAGGAGGTGTTTGCGACTGCGGTCTTCATGGAAGAAAACGCAAAAAAACAGTACCAGGCTTACTTGGTCAATCGGAACCATCGCGTGCTAGAAGGCGAAAATTTAAAGCGGACGCAAGAGACCAACTGGTCCTCAAAAATTGTCAGAAAAGTATGGAGATATCACGAGGAGAAATCTTTGATCTCAGGCCACCTCAATGGGCTGCAAGCAGATGAACGCTAG
- a CDS encoding MFS transporter codes for MGSSPQVESPIALVKKIGRTRWLYILPVLTSLWAVGSIEKTNVGIISAYKPFLSDMGLANAPGKIGLLTTLFLITYGIGMVLWGFVIDRWGPRKTAITAVVIWIVATLLAGASTDLVTLYVSRLLLGLGEGALWPICTKMTSNWFRRDEESRATSIWVNGMNVGIAFGGLIITSIIGSLGWHSVFFILAALALIPLGLIITLVRDHPADSPFIDETERTFIDQGKAVVTSKSAGGLRNYRLWLLLVANVATGMGFWGVNSWVPKYLVDVRHLSMAGMGIFTLVAWLLCAVVLTIFGAWADKLDRRAPFAVCGYVVYAVVLWGCTVVSSALLAMLLLAIAIWTLQTTTLMVFSLVHGVSKQSNVGSQTGVMSGGSNIVAAFAPFIMGLIIGANSNYTGAFVFLSAAGVIGAIMVAILIPQRF; via the coding sequence ATGGGGAGTTCCCCGCAGGTAGAGTCTCCCATCGCGCTGGTCAAGAAGATCGGAAGAACGCGGTGGCTATACATCCTGCCCGTATTGACGAGTTTGTGGGCCGTCGGGTCCATTGAAAAGACGAATGTTGGCATCATCAGTGCGTACAAACCGTTTCTCTCGGATATGGGTCTAGCCAATGCTCCAGGAAAAATTGGATTGTTAACCACTCTGTTTCTCATCACCTACGGCATTGGGATGGTCCTTTGGGGATTTGTCATCGATCGGTGGGGGCCCAGAAAAACGGCCATCACCGCAGTGGTCATTTGGATCGTCGCGACGTTGCTCGCAGGTGCTTCGACCGACTTGGTCACGCTGTACGTCTCGAGGCTGCTGTTAGGGCTCGGTGAGGGAGCGCTATGGCCGATCTGTACAAAAATGACGTCGAATTGGTTCCGAAGAGACGAGGAGAGCCGGGCAACTTCGATATGGGTCAACGGGATGAATGTGGGGATCGCCTTTGGCGGGCTCATTATCACTTCGATCATCGGCAGTCTTGGGTGGCACTCGGTATTCTTTATCCTCGCAGCGCTCGCGCTCATACCGCTCGGGTTGATCATCACACTCGTCCGCGATCACCCCGCCGATTCCCCCTTCATCGATGAAACAGAGCGGACATTTATCGACCAAGGGAAAGCGGTCGTCACGTCCAAGTCTGCAGGGGGGCTTCGCAACTATCGCCTCTGGCTGTTGCTGGTCGCCAACGTCGCCACGGGGATGGGATTTTGGGGAGTGAATTCATGGGTTCCCAAATATCTCGTGGACGTGCGCCACTTGTCGATGGCCGGCATGGGGATATTTACATTGGTAGCATGGTTGCTCTGCGCGGTGGTACTGACGATTTTTGGGGCATGGGCAGATAAGCTGGACAGAAGGGCGCCGTTCGCCGTGTGCGGGTATGTCGTATACGCCGTTGTACTTTGGGGATGTACCGTAGTGTCCAGTGCCTTGCTAGCCATGCTGCTACTCGCCATCGCCATTTGGACCTTGCAGACGACGACCCTGATGGTCTTCTCCCTCGTCCATGGCGTTTCCAAACAGTCCAATGTCGGCAGCCAAACGGGGGTGATGTCAGGGGGAAGCAACATCGTTGCTGCCTTTGCTCCGTTTATTATGGGCCTGATCATCGGCGCGAACAGCAATTACACAGGGGCGTTTGTGTTCCTTAGTGCAGCGGGGGTCATCGGGGCGATCATGGTCGCCATCCTCATCCCGCAACGATTTTGA
- a CDS encoding Gfo/Idh/MocA family oxidoreductase codes for MVKYCIVGTGSRGIGMFARDLVSEYADVAQLVGLCDANIGRLEYAQAILGQRIPIFTDFDEMMKTVACDTVIVTTKDSTHHEFIVKALRSGRDVITEKPMTIDDEKVRAILEAERETGKRVRVSFNYRYAPYKTKVKELLMQGIVGQVHSVEFRWYLDTVHGADYFRRWHRQKRNSGGLLVHKATHHFDLINWWLGEEPIDVFAFGSRQFYRPERKPGHGVRCQACELGHNCEFYLDLSRGEYRTLYLDQEAHDGYFRDQCVFSDDTDIEDTVSVLARYPNHIQLTYALTAATPFEGWQVAFNGSKGRLEAFEPEFFITEGNQSDFASREGKSVRMPVDWRWANPGQKETLTSLQIRFYPLFGGVQTFELPLGNGGHGGGDRLLKDHLFRDSTADPLGHQAGSRAGAMSVLLGVAANRSIAQGRLVSISELLGGTI; via the coding sequence GTGGTCAAATATTGCATCGTTGGGACGGGATCCAGAGGCATCGGTATGTTTGCAAGAGACTTAGTCAGTGAATACGCAGACGTCGCACAACTCGTGGGGTTATGTGACGCGAACATAGGGAGACTAGAATACGCCCAAGCCATCCTGGGGCAGCGGATTCCAATCTTTACGGATTTCGACGAGATGATGAAGACTGTGGCATGTGACACCGTGATCGTGACGACAAAGGACTCGACGCATCACGAGTTTATCGTCAAAGCCTTACGGTCTGGTAGAGATGTCATTACAGAAAAGCCAATGACCATAGACGATGAAAAAGTGCGTGCTATTCTCGAGGCCGAACGGGAGACGGGCAAGCGCGTCCGCGTCAGTTTTAACTACCGTTACGCCCCCTATAAAACGAAGGTAAAGGAACTGTTGATGCAAGGCATCGTGGGACAAGTGCATTCGGTAGAATTCCGTTGGTACCTGGATACAGTGCATGGAGCGGATTACTTCCGGCGCTGGCATCGTCAGAAGCGGAACTCTGGTGGATTACTCGTGCACAAGGCCACGCACCATTTCGATTTGATCAATTGGTGGCTTGGTGAGGAACCTATCGATGTCTTTGCGTTTGGATCGCGCCAGTTCTACCGGCCTGAACGAAAGCCTGGGCACGGTGTGCGATGCCAGGCATGTGAACTGGGGCACAACTGCGAATTTTATCTGGACCTGTCCAGAGGTGAGTATCGTACGCTGTATTTAGACCAGGAAGCGCACGACGGCTACTTTCGAGACCAATGCGTGTTCTCGGACGATACGGATATCGAAGACACCGTGTCCGTATTGGCGCGCTACCCAAATCATATTCAACTTACCTACGCTCTGACCGCAGCGACGCCCTTTGAGGGCTGGCAGGTGGCCTTCAATGGTTCGAAGGGACGACTGGAAGCGTTTGAACCAGAATTTTTCATAACGGAGGGGAATCAATCGGATTTCGCTTCGCGGGAGGGCAAAAGCGTCCGTATGCCAGTCGACTGGCGATGGGCGAACCCAGGGCAGAAGGAGACCTTAACATCGCTTCAAATTCGCTTTTACCCGCTGTTCGGCGGTGTGCAGACGTTTGAACTCCCTCTCGGAAACGGTGGGCATGGCGGTGGGGATAGGTTGCTCAAGGACCATCTGTTCCGCGACTCGACAGCCGATCCGCTCGGGCACCAAGCGGGATCGCGAGCTGGAGCGATGTCTGTCCTGCTAGGTGTAGCAGCTAATCGCTCGATTGCTCAAGGGCGGCTGGTATCGATCTCTGAGTTGCTTGGTGGAACAATTTGA
- a CDS encoding Rieske 2Fe-2S domain-containing protein, whose protein sequence is MMTTGQNETLTRVGPGTPMGELLRRYWFPVAAEVELERKWTKRVRLLGEDLVLYRDRSGNLGLIAEKCPHRGVSLVYGIPEDEGIRCPYHGWCFNHTGQCTDQPNEPQQSTFKQRIKISGYRVQRLGGLIFAYLGPEPAPLLPRYDAFVAENAIRVVGQAVLPVNFLQIMENSLDPEHTEWLHGHYHEFIHHELGDQVQVAFSRHHVKTAFDVFDYGIIKRRLLEGQSEDSDDWRIGHPVVFPYILAVGSGGLGTYAFQMRVPIDDTHTWHVWYNAYIPGEGVEIPESLQKLCLYEVPWRHPNGEFITDYIDGQDIMTWVTQGAIADRSDEHLGTTDKGIILLRKLYAEQINKVRQGVDPLGVIRDPAKNTIINLPLERKKHHFSEGFESVTMRFQTRHCPVARDLIDLFTNQGVLNGQ, encoded by the coding sequence ATGATGACGACTGGACAGAACGAGACACTCACGCGCGTTGGGCCGGGCACGCCAATGGGGGAATTGTTGCGGCGTTACTGGTTTCCCGTCGCGGCGGAAGTGGAATTGGAACGAAAGTGGACCAAGCGGGTGCGCTTGTTAGGCGAGGATCTCGTGCTCTACCGGGACCGCTCTGGAAACCTCGGCCTCATTGCCGAAAAGTGTCCGCATCGTGGGGTTTCGCTCGTCTACGGGATCCCGGAGGACGAGGGGATTCGGTGCCCCTATCACGGGTGGTGTTTCAATCATACTGGGCAGTGTACGGATCAGCCGAACGAACCGCAGCAAAGTACGTTTAAACAGCGCATCAAAATCTCGGGCTACCGCGTACAGAGACTCGGCGGATTGATCTTCGCTTACCTCGGCCCTGAACCTGCGCCTTTACTCCCGCGTTATGACGCCTTTGTCGCAGAAAACGCGATTCGCGTGGTCGGGCAGGCTGTGTTGCCGGTCAACTTCCTCCAGATCATGGAGAACTCTTTGGATCCAGAGCACACGGAGTGGCTGCATGGCCACTATCATGAATTCATCCACCATGAGCTCGGCGACCAAGTGCAAGTTGCGTTCTCCCGCCATCACGTCAAGACCGCGTTCGACGTGTTCGACTACGGGATTATCAAGCGCCGCCTGCTCGAGGGGCAAAGTGAGGACTCAGATGACTGGCGAATCGGGCATCCCGTCGTGTTCCCGTATATTCTCGCGGTCGGGAGCGGCGGTCTCGGCACTTACGCATTTCAGATGAGAGTCCCGATCGACGATACGCATACCTGGCACGTCTGGTACAACGCGTATATCCCCGGAGAAGGGGTGGAGATCCCGGAATCGCTGCAAAAACTGTGCTTATACGAAGTGCCATGGCGCCATCCAAATGGGGAATTCATTACAGACTACATTGACGGCCAGGACATCATGACGTGGGTGACGCAGGGTGCGATTGCCGACCGAAGCGACGAACATCTTGGGACGACAGATAAAGGGATCATTCTGTTGCGGAAATTGTACGCTGAGCAGATCAATAAAGTCCGCCAAGGCGTCGATCCGCTTGGGGTCATCCGAGATCCGGCCAAGAACACCATCATCAATCTGCCTCTGGAGAGGAAGAAGCATCACTTCAGCGAGGGCTTTGAAAGTGTCACGATGCGCTTCCAGACGAGACATTGCCCAGTGGCGCGGGATTTAATTGACCTCTTCACGAATCAAGGTGTGCTCAATGGCCAGTGA
- a CDS encoding ABC transporter substrate-binding protein — translation MSKLPLSFACWNYDRITALVDGSVQPEGIDLNYLNMPVEETFWRMMRHQEFDVAELSLSSYLVGRDRGYPHVTAIPVFMSRSFRHSGIFVNTRAGIEKPEDLRGKRIGLPEYQLTACLWIRGILQDEYGVSPSSIQWFTGGEETPGRLEKVTLQLPPEIRIQPIGETQTLNEMLESGDIDALIAPRAPSCFLQGSPNVARLFPNYEEDEKAYFRKTGIFPIMHVIAIRDDVLEANPWVAMNLYVAFEKAKQVVYDGFNQTAALKVTLPWLTAEIERTKLALGDDFWPYGIERNRKTLEAAVRYSYEQGLIKTRPQLEDLFVKSTLERFTI, via the coding sequence ATGTCCAAATTGCCACTGTCGTTCGCATGTTGGAATTACGACAGAATCACTGCACTCGTGGATGGAAGCGTGCAACCTGAGGGGATCGACCTGAATTATCTCAACATGCCCGTCGAGGAGACATTTTGGCGCATGATGCGCCATCAGGAATTCGACGTCGCCGAGTTGTCGCTTTCGTCGTATCTCGTGGGCCGGGATCGGGGATATCCTCACGTCACCGCCATCCCCGTTTTCATGTCGCGCTCGTTTCGCCACTCTGGCATCTTCGTCAACACGAGGGCTGGGATTGAAAAACCGGAAGACTTGCGCGGAAAGCGCATCGGATTGCCGGAATACCAACTCACGGCATGCTTGTGGATCCGCGGGATCCTCCAGGACGAGTACGGGGTCTCGCCGTCTTCCATTCAGTGGTTTACAGGCGGTGAGGAAACCCCCGGCCGTCTCGAGAAGGTCACCTTACAGCTTCCGCCGGAAATTCGCATTCAGCCGATCGGTGAGACGCAGACGCTCAACGAGATGCTGGAGTCTGGTGATATCGACGCGCTGATCGCACCGCGCGCGCCGTCCTGTTTCCTCCAGGGTTCTCCGAACGTCGCCCGGCTCTTTCCAAACTACGAAGAAGACGAGAAAGCCTATTTTCGGAAGACCGGCATTTTTCCAATCATGCATGTAATTGCAATCCGAGACGATGTCCTGGAGGCAAATCCCTGGGTTGCGATGAATTTGTATGTCGCGTTCGAGAAGGCTAAACAAGTGGTCTACGACGGGTTCAACCAGACGGCGGCACTGAAGGTGACCTTGCCATGGCTCACGGCGGAGATCGAGCGCACAAAGCTCGCATTGGGAGACGACTTCTGGCCATATGGCATCGAGCGCAACCGCAAGACGCTAGAGGCAGCGGTGCGATACTCCTATGAACAAGGACTGATCAAGACCCGGCCGCAGTTAGAAGACCTATTCGTCAAATCGACATTAGAAAGATTCACGATTTAA
- a CDS encoding ABC transporter ATP-binding protein gives MNAPRLVVDDISVLRVNTPRPVLNQISLAFASHELVSICGHNGAGKTTLARTLLGLCPVAKGEITLNGHPLHNAPRGQIQMVFQPPSAQLIGQTIFEELAVTALQRNPSLTRTQLEPFVQDCALRVGLRAPIHADVHALSGGELQRLCLAQALASQASVLVLDEALSSLDPATRTSLRRELRDLTVSHGMTILMITHDMEDVLVADRVVVLDLGEVRLDASPRDFFYDEAGQASPCSVLGFHPPYLVEAAITANQKWGAALKPLTEEQYVEELSHVPVP, from the coding sequence TTGAACGCTCCGAGGTTAGTCGTGGATGATATCAGCGTGCTCCGCGTGAATACGCCTCGTCCGGTGCTCAATCAGATCTCCCTCGCGTTTGCTTCACATGAACTCGTGTCCATCTGTGGTCATAACGGCGCAGGTAAGACGACACTCGCGCGGACGCTATTAGGTCTTTGTCCCGTTGCGAAGGGGGAGATCACGTTGAACGGACACCCCTTACACAATGCACCCCGTGGGCAAATTCAGATGGTCTTTCAACCACCCAGTGCACAACTCATCGGTCAAACCATCTTTGAAGAATTGGCTGTCACCGCACTCCAGCGCAATCCGTCTCTGACGCGGACACAACTGGAGCCATTTGTTCAGGACTGCGCCCTTCGGGTCGGTTTGCGCGCGCCGATCCACGCAGATGTCCACGCACTCTCCGGCGGGGAGTTGCAGCGCCTGTGCCTGGCTCAGGCGTTGGCGTCACAGGCCAGTGTCTTGGTGCTCGACGAGGCGCTGTCCTCCCTCGATCCCGCCACACGCACGTCGCTTCGCCGCGAATTGCGCGACCTGACCGTTTCGCACGGCATGACAATACTGATGATCACGCATGACATGGAAGACGTGCTGGTGGCAGATCGGGTGGTCGTACTGGATCTCGGCGAAGTCCGACTCGATGCATCCCCACGCGATTTCTTCTATGATGAGGCCGGTCAAGCGTCCCCGTGCTCTGTACTCGGCTTTCACCCGCCCTATCTGGTCGAGGCGGCCATCACCGCTAACCAGAAGTGGGGCGCAGCGCTCAAACCCCTGACGGAAGAACAGTATGTGGAGGAATTGTCCCATGTCCCTGTACCTTGA
- a CDS encoding LysR family transcriptional regulator, protein MDTPLNFHHLHLFCTVVECKSFSKAAQVLMMTQPAVSSQIKSLEQSLAAILLERTGRELQLTEAGAQVYDSAKKIIALEHGLRATVKELNSGQVGHVSIATNRPFGRYLLPKFLSRFIADHPRSDVSIQYADTRRICELVLDEVVDIGVVSSDDHQFKHSKLNIRFLHRDEWCLVTSARAPWTALPLLQVLEAAPLISSLEDSTNWRETKYILDSLELTEAQYHVRARLDDIESIKAMVAQGCGVAFLPRSCMEAQLSQAELVEIKLPLTSNPHLTFWLITKPRRQLRPTVEQFIQLLTSHFGP, encoded by the coding sequence TTGGACACTCCACTCAACTTTCATCACTTGCACCTGTTTTGTACGGTGGTCGAATGCAAAAGTTTCAGTAAGGCGGCGCAGGTCCTGATGATGACTCAGCCGGCAGTCAGCTCGCAGATCAAGTCGTTGGAACAATCGTTAGCGGCGATTCTGCTCGAGCGTACAGGCCGGGAACTGCAACTGACCGAAGCAGGGGCGCAAGTCTACGACTCGGCTAAAAAGATTATAGCCTTGGAGCACGGCTTGCGAGCCACCGTGAAAGAATTGAACTCCGGCCAGGTCGGACACGTTTCAATCGCGACGAATCGCCCGTTCGGCCGCTACTTGCTGCCGAAGTTCCTGTCGAGGTTCATCGCGGACCACCCGCGGTCGGATGTGTCCATTCAGTACGCAGACACGCGGCGAATCTGTGAGTTGGTGCTAGACGAGGTGGTCGATATCGGGGTCGTCAGTTCGGACGATCATCAGTTCAAGCATTCGAAGTTGAACATTCGGTTTCTCCATCGCGACGAGTGGTGCCTTGTCACCTCGGCGCGCGCGCCCTGGACGGCCTTGCCCCTGCTCCAAGTGCTCGAAGCCGCGCCGCTCATCAGCTCGCTGGAAGATTCCACAAATTGGCGTGAAACCAAGTACATCCTAGATTCACTTGAGCTGACAGAAGCACAGTATCACGTGCGCGCTCGGCTGGATGATATCGAGTCGATCAAGGCGATGGTGGCGCAGGGCTGCGGCGTGGCATTTCTACCCCGAAGCTGCATGGAAGCACAGCTGTCACAAGCGGAACTCGTCGAGATAAAACTGCCGCTTACGTCCAATCCCCATCTGACGTTTTGGCTGATCACCAAGCCGCGCAGGCAACTCCGCCCCACCGTGGAGCAGTTTATCCAGTTGCTCACCAGCCACTTCGGGCCGTAG
- a CDS encoding Gfo/Idh/MocA family oxidoreductase produces the protein MTQPIRIGIAGLGTATRQMLPAFLADAAIEISAAATRSAEKRNAFQQEYGVPVFEDAEQLCRYDGIDAVYIATPTELHTQQIHLALDCGKHVLVEKPMAVTLEEARGIVEKAKQSGLTVIVGHSHSFDPPIKAIKDVLDSGRLGPIRMIHNWNYNDWLYRPRTKEELDTTLGGGVTFRQGSHQFDIIRYLGGGMVRSVRAMTGRWDETRPTEGSHVVYLEFENGLAATAVYNGYDHFHTSELTWDIGEWGGHARRTDDSQYGMSRKRLKGISETEEMSLKQKRSQYQKPTSDHDPIRSPFFGLTIVSCEHGDIRQSPSGLLIYSDEEVEEVTLNRVPTAHDLVVREFVSAVSGRDESTTHDAAWGLANLEVCLAVLESSKRREEVLLKHQVPW, from the coding sequence GTGACGCAGCCGATTCGTATAGGCATCGCTGGGCTTGGCACCGCGACCAGGCAGATGCTTCCCGCCTTCCTCGCCGACGCAGCCATCGAGATCAGCGCCGCTGCGACAAGAAGTGCGGAAAAGCGCAACGCGTTTCAACAGGAGTATGGGGTGCCGGTGTTTGAGGACGCAGAGCAGTTGTGCCGATATGACGGAATCGACGCCGTCTACATCGCCACTCCGACAGAACTTCACACGCAGCAGATCCACCTTGCGCTGGACTGTGGCAAGCACGTGTTGGTAGAGAAGCCGATGGCCGTGACACTGGAAGAGGCCCGTGGAATTGTCGAGAAGGCAAAGCAAAGCGGGCTAACGGTCATCGTGGGTCACTCTCACAGTTTTGACCCGCCGATCAAGGCCATCAAGGATGTCCTCGACAGCGGGCGACTCGGTCCTATCAGGATGATTCACAATTGGAATTACAACGATTGGCTGTATCGCCCCAGAACGAAGGAGGAATTGGACACGACGTTGGGCGGTGGCGTGACCTTTCGCCAAGGCTCTCACCAGTTTGATATCATCCGCTATTTAGGTGGCGGGATGGTCCGCAGCGTGCGTGCGATGACGGGCCGTTGGGACGAAACAAGACCGACTGAAGGCAGCCACGTCGTGTATCTGGAGTTTGAGAACGGGTTGGCGGCCACTGCCGTGTACAACGGATACGATCACTTTCACACCTCTGAACTCACTTGGGATATCGGCGAGTGGGGAGGCCACGCGAGACGTACGGATGACAGTCAATACGGAATGAGTCGCAAACGATTAAAGGGGATCAGTGAAACTGAGGAGATGTCGCTCAAACAAAAGCGGAGCCAATATCAAAAACCGACTTCCGATCACGACCCCATCCGCAGCCCCTTCTTTGGATTGACGATCGTCAGCTGTGAGCACGGCGACATTCGGCAGAGTCCGAGTGGATTGTTGATCTACTCCGACGAGGAGGTGGAGGAGGTCACACTGAATCGGGTACCGACAGCACATGACCTTGTCGTGCGCGAATTTGTCAGCGCCGTCAGTGGAAGAGACGAGTCTACCACGCACGACGCCGCATGGGGTCTGGCGAATTTGGAAGTGTGTCTGGCCGTATTAGAATCCTCCAAACGCAGAGAGGAAGTTTTGCTCAAGCATCAGGTGCCCTGGTAG
- a CDS encoding ECF transporter S component → MRFRGLVFSALFAALFAVLSLVSLPIGPIPITIENLVIMLTGALLGPWYGALTFLIVIGLDLLGLPLIGGHGGIGLLIGATAGYIWSWPFLAWLTGYFVSKIKSRTRSEYWLLLIVLFICGDLISYVPGVLWLRHVVPAVSPWGKALMAGAIPFLPGDFVKALVASAIVLIVRRVYPQERIIQGQQFVSKPFGPSAGTRD, encoded by the coding sequence ATGCGCTTTCGTGGACTTGTATTTTCTGCATTATTTGCCGCGCTGTTTGCGGTGCTGAGCTTAGTTTCGCTCCCCATCGGACCGATTCCCATCACCATCGAGAATCTCGTCATCATGTTGACGGGAGCGCTTCTCGGACCGTGGTACGGAGCACTTACGTTCCTCATCGTCATCGGCTTAGATCTGCTGGGCCTCCCCCTGATCGGCGGCCATGGCGGAATTGGACTCCTCATCGGCGCTACAGCCGGCTACATCTGGTCGTGGCCGTTCTTGGCGTGGCTCACAGGCTACTTTGTCAGCAAGATCAAGAGCCGAACCCGCAGCGAGTACTGGCTCCTGCTCATCGTCCTCTTCATCTGCGGCGACTTGATCTCCTACGTTCCGGGTGTGCTGTGGCTGCGCCATGTAGTACCAGCCGTCTCCCCCTGGGGCAAAGCGCTGATGGCGGGGGCCATTCCATTTTTGCCTGGGGACTTCGTGAAGGCCTTGGTGGCGAGTGCAATTGTCCTCATCGTGCGCCGTGTCTATCCGCAGGAGCGGATCATCCAAGGGCAGCAGTTCGTATCGAAACCGTTCGGGCCGAGTGCAGGCACCAGGGATTGA